The Streptomyces sp. NBC_01363 region GCGCCTCGATGGCGAAGCGCACCGGATTGTCGAAGTCCACCATCGGGCGGATCTGGAAGAAGTTCGACCTCAAGCCGCACCTGCAGGATGCGTTCAAGCTGTCCACCGACCCGCAGTTCGTCGATAAGGTCGTCGACGTCGTCGGCCTCTACCACAACCCGCCCGAGAAGGCGGTGGTGTTGTGTGTCGATGAGAAGAGCCAAATCCAGGCGCTGGACCGGTCCCAGCCAGTGCTGCCGATGATGCCGGGCATGCCCGAGCGCCGCACCCACGACTACCTGCGCCACGGCATCACCAGCCTGTTCGCCGCGTTCAACATCGCCGACGGCACCGTCATCGGCGAACTCCACCGCCGCCACCGGGCAATCGAGTTCAAGAAGTTCCTGGTCACGATAGACAAGGCCGTACCGCGTGAACTCGACGTGCACCTGGTGTGTGACAACTACGCCACCCACAACACCCCCGAGATCAAGGCATGGCTGGGTCGGCATCCCCGCTTCCACGTCCACTTCACCCCGACCGGATCCTCCTGGATCAACCAGGTCGAGCGATGGTTCGGCCTGCTGACCGACAAGCTCATCCGCCGCGGCGTCCACACCTCTGTCAAAGCCCTCGAGAGCGACATCAAGGCGTGGATCGCCACCTGGAACGAGAATCCCAGGCCGTTCACCTGGACCAAGACCGCCGACGAGATCCTCAACTCCCTCGCCGACTACCTCACCAGGATCACCCCACCAGACACTGAAAACCATCAGTAAACTTAAGGCCGAGATTTCCGGCGCAGGACACTAGGGCCCCTCGCCATACTTCTCCAGGTCCTCGACCTCGAACCAGTTGTTGGCGTTCACGCGGAGACTCAAGAACTACCGGGGTGTCTCGTGGGTCCACGGGCGGAGCCATAGACGGGAGCGGTCGTGGCAGGAACAGGAGTCCTGTATCGACCCCGTTCCTGCCACCGCGCCCACCCACCCCGACACCCTGACCACCCGCAACAACCTCGCCAGCGCACGCTGTGCCACCATGGTCGCCCAGGGAGGAGACGGCACACCGTCAGCTCCTGCCCGAGTGACTGGGGCATGAAGTTCATCTCAATTGTGCAGACAGGTAGGAGCAAGTCTGTGCTCCGGGAAGACGCGCGTCATGGACTCAGTCGGCATGTGGGCAAGTGCAGGGCGCTGCTTTAGGGCCAATACCGGTGACTTTGAGGGTGTCGGCTCGTTGTGTTGGGTGTGCCAAGGCCGGGACAGGTGAAGTCGGTGGGGGGCGAGCGGTTTTCGGATCGCATCGCTCTCGGAGTGTTAACGCGTGCGTTTACGCCTGATCTGGTGGACGAGGTGGTGGCGGAGTGCGGGCGTGTTGAGCAGCGTCAGCGGCTGCTTCCGGCACGGGTGGTGGTGTATTTCGTGCTGGCGATGTGCCTGTTCTCGGGGCAGGGGTATGAGGAGGTCGGGCGTCTTCTCACGCAGGGTCTGGAGCGTCAGGGCCGCTGGGTAAAGGGGTGGCGGGTGCCTACGAGCGGAGCGATCGGGCGGGCGCGGCTGCGGCTGGGGCCGGAGGTGCTGAAGGCGTTGTTCGCCCGGGTGTGCCGGCCGGTGGCCGTCGCGGGGTCGCGGGGCGCCTGGTTTCGGGGGCTGCGGTTGGTGGCTGTGGACGGGACGACGTTCGATCTGCCGGACACGGTGGCGAATGCCGGGTATTTCGGGCGTCCGGGGACCGGCCGTGGGCAGGGCAGGAGTGCGTATCCGCAGGCCAGGGTTGCGGCTCTGGTCGAGTGCGGCACTCATGCGGTCTTTGCTGCCGAGGTCGGTCCGCTGGCGGTGCACGAGACCGTGCTGGCCGGGCGCCTGTTCTCTTCGTTGACCCGGGGAATGCTGCTGATGGCCGACCGCGGGTTCCTCGGATTCGACCTGTGGCGGGCCGCCGCGGCAACCGGCGCCGACCTGCTCTGGCGGGTCAAAAGCAACGCGGTGCTGCCTGTGGTGACGTCGCTGCCCGATGGTTCCTACCTGTCGGAGATCGTCGCCGCCCGTGACAAGAACCGGCGGGCCGACCCGGCCCGGGTCCGCGTCATCGAGTACACCCTTGGCCCACGCGGGAAGGACGGCACCGTCTACCGGCTGGTCACCACCCTCCTCGACCCGGACACCGCGCCGGCGGCGGAACTTGCCGCGCTCTACGCCGAACGCTGGGAGATCGAGACCACGCTGGACGAGATCAAGACGCACCTGGGCGGGCCACGTCTGGTCCTGCGCTCCCAGCACCCGGCCGGGGCCGAGCAGGAGATATTCGCGTTCCTCCTCGTTCACCATGCCGTGCGGGACCTCATGCACGAAGCCGCACGACAGGAGGGACACGATCCGGACCGGATCTCCTTCACCCGCGCCGTGCGCGTTGTCCGCCGCCAGGTCACCGCCCAGGCGGGCTTTTCCCCCTCCCGACTCACGCGGGCCCTCGCACAGACTCTGCTTGAAATCGGTCAACGGCTCCTGGAACCACGGCGGTTACGCTCCAATCCCCGTGTCATCAAACGCAAGATGTCCAACTGGGCCCTCAAACGCACCGAACACAACAACCAGCCCCGGCCGGACACCCCAGTAGTCACCCTCGTCGGACCCACCAAACCAGCCCCAACCTCCCGGAAAAAGACCTAAATCACCGGTATTGGCTTTAGGGCACTTGTTCCAGAACCGCTACTGCTTGACAGAGCCAGTGACAAGGACTTGTCATCGCCCAGGAGACCGACCGTCTCTCCGGCAGCCACGAGGGGAAGACTTGCACTGGGCGGGACCGGCTGCAGAAGCGCTGTGAGAAGCCCGCAATTCGGGCGGCCTCGCTTCCTGTCGTTAATTGCGGCCCCTCCGGTGGCCAGCCGGTGGCCGGACGCCATTGACGGTGTAATACGAGGTGACACAGTTCAATCAACCGCATGTGCTTTGATCAGGCAAAACATCACTCTGTGGCGCGACCGGGCACCACGTAACACGAACACTCATGGTCTTGCAATGCGTTGGTCTTGAGGTCCCGCGCTGTCCACGGTTCAGAGGGCGTACAGCGGGCCGGCTCCCCGACACCGAAGCCGACGACGGACAGCCCATGAAGCGGTTCGGTGTTTCCTCTGAGGCGTACTGCGGCAGGGCCATGCCAGGGACTTTTCAGGGACTTTCACGTCTGTCTCGGGAGATTCCAGGGACTTTCCGCCGCGTAGGCAGGGAAGGCCCTGACAGTGCTGAAAGGCAGAAAAGTACTGGTCAGGGCCCACGCGATCAGCACTCGATGATGTTCACCGCGAGCCCGCCCCGCGCGGTCTCCTTGTACACGTTCAACAGGCGTACCGCCGCTGCCGCGCCGGCCGCCTCTGTACTCACCGCGGCCGGGCTCGCGGTCACCGCGACACCCGCCGCCGTCCACGGCGGTCGGAACACCACCGTGGTGGACCATCCGTACGCCATGCTCATAGAGACTCCGGACGGCGAGCAGTTCTGCGGCGGCACCCTGGTGGCTCCTACTGGGTGCTCACCGCCGCACACTGCATCAAGGACGCGGTCGCGCCCCGCGACCTGCTGGGTTGTGCGCCCTTCACCGAACCGGGCGAATCCGCCGCCCTCAAGGTGTGCGGGATCCCGGCCGCCGGGACCCACGACAGCGTCTGCCGCGGCGACTTCGGTGGCCCACTGGTCGCCGGCGGGAAGGCGATCGGTGTGGTCTCCACGGGCAACAAGTACTGCGACGACCTACCCGGTCTCCGTCTTCACCCGGGTCAGCGCCATCGCCGCCGGGCTCGGCCTCCCGGTCGCGTGACCCGCGGTTGACGAAGGGACAGGGCTGTCCCTGCCGCGCACCCGGTCGTCCATCCCGGTGCCCATGAACCAGCGACGGCGCAAGAAGGTCTCCCGGCGGCCCCATCCCGAAACGGTCGCCCACCTCGTCGCAGCGGGAGTTACCGCGGAGCCCGACAGGATGGCCGGTTTTCAGCGGCACGGCGCGGACGCTGTGGGTGAATGAATGGCTACTCTTCGTCAGTTACCGTGAATGATCTTCAGCACCCGAGGGGACACCTGAATGAACCGCATGCGCAACGTGCTTGCCGTGCTCGGCATCACCGCCGGGCTCATCGCGGCCCCCGCCGCGAGCGCCTCGGCGAAGCCGGAGGACCGGTCGTCTTCGTCCAAGGTCCACCACGAGCCCTGCACCGGTGAGTTCCGCGGCGATGCCCGACTCGGTCCCAAGTGGCTTCCGAACACCCGGTTGGCACCCGTGGGCCCGCTCCTCAAGGGGTACAAGCGCACCGGAAACCTGTCCCCGCAGGCCTTCCTGAAGAAGTACTGGGAAGGCCCCGCCGACTCCGGCAGCTGGAAGTACCCGCCCAACGACGGATTCGGTCAGGTCAACGGGCAGATCGACAAGGAGCCGACCAAGCTGCGTCCGGGCCAGCGTCTGGACCGCTTCGGCTCCGAGTACGGCGGCTACCTGGCACCCGCCGGTGACGCTTACGCCGAGCGCGCGCTGCCGCCGCAGAACCTCAACACCCGTGACGCAGCCGTCGCTTGTGACTACCGCGTCTACAAGGTGGCCAAGCCCTTCTGGGTGTGGCAGGGCAGCATCGCCCCGTGGTTCGAGCAGCCGGGCGGCGGTCAGCAGATCAAGCTGGACGCGGTCTTCCTCGACCCGGGCCAGGGTCAGCGGCTGAACGTCAAGTGGTTGCTGGAGCACGACTACCTCACGTCCGCCGGCGCATAGCTTCGGCGTGGACCGCCGGGAGCTGTACGCGGCGCTGAGCCGGGCAGGCGTGGCCGACGGCTACTACCGCATCGAGGGCGTCCACGAACCGGTTCCCACCCCCACGGACTTCCTGTTCCTGCGGCAGGCACCCGACGGGGTGTGGGAGACCGGTGCGTACGAACGCGGTACCTACGAGGTCATCGCACGGCACCCGAGCGAACAGGCCGCCTGCGAGCATCTGTTGCGCCTTCTCCTCTGAGGAGCCGGCGGAGTGGGATGAGCCCGCGGGCGAGGTGAGGGACGACGTCCGTTTGGTGATCGGCCCCGGCGTACGTCCGGCCGCGTCCCGCGCGCGACCGGACGTACGGGTGTCAGCTCTCTGTGT contains the following coding sequences:
- a CDS encoding IS630 family transposase, with protein sequence MSHRGPRAVEVVLSGEERAELSRWAGGGAGSRPAERARIVLSCADGASSAQVAADLGVNVATVRKWRSRFAAHRLAGLADEPRPGRRKPDLVLTEAEHAQLTRWARRAKTAQFLALRAKIVLRCAEGGTNKQVATELGIAQATVNRWRSRFIAGRLDGLADEPRPGRPPSILLDRVEDVVVATLESTPGEDTHWSRASMAKRTGLSKSTIGRIWKKFDLKPHLQDAFKLSTDPQFVDKVVDVVGLYHNPPEKAVVLCVDEKSQIQALDRSQPVLPMMPGMPERRTHDYLRHGITSLFAAFNIADGTVIGELHRRHRAIEFKKFLVTIDKAVPRELDVHLVCDNYATHNTPEIKAWLGRHPRFHVHFTPTGSSWINQVERWFGLLTDKLIRRGVHTSVKALESDIKAWIATWNENPRPFTWTKTADEILNSLADYLTRITPPDTENHQ
- a CDS encoding trypsin-like serine protease, whose protein sequence is MLTAAHCIKDAVAPRDLLGCAPFTEPGESAALKVCGIPAAGTHDSVCRGDFGGPLVAGGKAIGVVSTGNKYCDDLPGLRLHPGQRHRRRARPPGRVTRG
- a CDS encoding TNT domain-containing protein, producing the protein MNRMRNVLAVLGITAGLIAAPAASASAKPEDRSSSSKVHHEPCTGEFRGDARLGPKWLPNTRLAPVGPLLKGYKRTGNLSPQAFLKKYWEGPADSGSWKYPPNDGFGQVNGQIDKEPTKLRPGQRLDRFGSEYGGYLAPAGDAYAERALPPQNLNTRDAAVACDYRVYKVAKPFWVWQGSIAPWFEQPGGGQQIKLDAVFLDPGQGQRLNVKWLLEHDYLTSAGA